Within the Candidatus Eremiobacteraceae bacterium genome, the region GCCAGGAAACCCGTGGCTGCAGACACGCCGATCGCGCCCCAGACATTGAAACGATAGCTGTGGCGAACGCCTTGCGCGTCGACGAAATCGCGGCTGAGCTGCCCCTCGGCCGGCGCCGTTTCGGACTGAGACTGCATGGGCGGCGGCGGGTCGCGCGCGAGGAAGGCGCGCACGGCGACCGCGACGAGCAGCAGGCCGAAGAGCAGCGTGAACACGCGATGCGGCACATGCTGGTCGGCATACGCGCCCAAGAGCGCGCCCGGGACGCCGGCAGCGGAAAAGATCAGTCCGCTCTTGACGTCGACGCGTTTCTGGCGCAGATACGACAGCGTTGACGACGTGGAATTGGCAAGCACGACGGCCAGCGACGTGCCTGCTGCGACGCGCGCAGGCGCGCCCAGGAACAGCAGCAGCGGAACGATCAGAAAGCCGCCTCCGACGCCGACCATGCTGCCATAGGTGCCGACGAAAAAGCCGAAGACGATGAAGCCGGCCGCTTCAAACCAGGGCATGAAAACCCGTCCGGCATGCAAAACGCACGAGCGTGCTCATCGGCCGACCCTTGCAGGCCCGGGGTGATGCGTCCTGCGCGCGATAAGGCGCCGCTGGCACTACGTCTATCTCGCGCGCACGCGCGACGGTTCGTTCTACTGCGGCTACGCGCTCGATCCGGTCGCGCGCATCGGCGCGCATAACGCCGGCAAAGGATCGAAGGCGCTGCGCGGGCGCCGACCCGTGACGCTCGCGTTCACCAAACGCTTTTCGGACAAAG harbors:
- a CDS encoding GIY-YIG nuclease family protein is translated as MRRRWHYVYLARTRDGSFYCGYALDPVARIGAHNAGKGSKALRGRRPVTLAFTKRFSDKGAALRYELALKRRSHAEKGALCRRWRVRRG
- a CDS encoding sulfite exporter TauE/SafE family protein codes for the protein MPWFEAAGFIVFGFFVGTYGSMVGVGGGFLIVPLLLFLGAPARVAAGTSLAVVLANSTSSTLSYLRQKRVDVKSGLIFSAAGVPGALLGAYADQHVPHRVFTLLFGLLLVAVAVRAFLARDPPPPMQSQSETAPAEGQLSRDFVDAQGVRHSYRFNVWGAIGVSAATGFLASMFGIGGGVVQVPAMVYLFGFPTHIAVATSQLVIAITSAVGTASHAYYGDIMLAPAVFLAIGAIAGAQVGAHLASRLQPGPLMRWFSLAVAAAALYLIYSSAFKH